A genomic stretch from Streptomyces sp. QL37 includes:
- a CDS encoding helix-turn-helix transcriptional regulator: MRGRQIATDDVNTQHSHGPRELCATGLRLYEEAVVAGRITRAALAAAPCLTDMGLVQPDPADSAWMRPVPPSAALAHLLQPITRELDERVQLAAALSRSLTPLSSVASADPDLAFTVLEGKPVIEEALREATSVVTEQVLTAQPGSDRPLNGMERGIANARTAIARGARLRHIYQHPARYSTTVRGYLDQISHEDLQVRTTEQTVERLIIFDRTVAFVPAAPDRRTALRIRHPALVDYLIQVYEVLWAQATPFAQQLPAPAPGTQVTAVQQSIARLLSEGHVDDAVARKLGISVRTCRAHIARLMQTLGATSRTHLGVLVVRSGIVRSGAVEDATATREGPASES, encoded by the coding sequence GTGAGGGGTCGTCAAATCGCCACCGATGACGTAAACACACAGCATTCGCACGGTCCCAGAGAGCTGTGCGCCACCGGCCTGCGGCTGTACGAGGAAGCAGTCGTCGCGGGACGCATCACCCGCGCCGCTCTCGCGGCCGCCCCATGCCTCACCGACATGGGCCTCGTCCAGCCGGACCCGGCCGACTCCGCGTGGATGCGCCCCGTGCCCCCGTCCGCCGCCCTGGCCCACCTGCTCCAGCCCATCACCCGCGAACTCGACGAACGCGTACAGCTCGCCGCGGCGCTCAGCAGGTCGCTGACGCCCCTGTCGTCGGTCGCCAGCGCCGATCCAGACCTGGCCTTCACGGTCCTGGAGGGCAAGCCGGTGATCGAGGAGGCCCTGCGGGAGGCCACCTCCGTCGTCACCGAACAGGTCCTCACGGCCCAGCCGGGCAGCGACCGGCCCCTGAACGGGATGGAGCGGGGAATCGCCAACGCCAGGACGGCCATCGCGCGTGGAGCCCGGCTACGGCACATCTACCAGCACCCGGCGCGCTACAGCACCACCGTCAGGGGCTACCTCGACCAGATCTCCCACGAGGACCTTCAGGTGCGTACCACCGAGCAGACCGTGGAACGGCTGATCATCTTCGACCGGACCGTCGCGTTCGTCCCGGCGGCGCCCGACCGCCGCACAGCCCTCCGCATACGGCATCCCGCTCTGGTCGACTACCTCATCCAGGTCTACGAGGTCCTCTGGGCCCAGGCCACGCCCTTCGCGCAGCAACTGCCCGCACCCGCACCCGGCACCCAGGTCACGGCCGTCCAGCAGAGCATCGCCAGGCTCCTCAGCGAGGGCCACGTCGACGACGCGGTGGCCCGCAAGCTGGGCATCAGCGTCCGCACCTGCCGCGCTCACATCGCCAGGCTGATGCAGACGCTGGGCGCCACGAGCCGGACCCATCTCGGGGTCCTCGTCGTGCGGTCCGGAATCGTGCGGTCCGGCGCCGTGGAGGACGCCACGGCCACGCGGGAAGGGCCCGCCTCCGAGTCGTGA